One region of Gossypium raimondii isolate GPD5lz chromosome 6, ASM2569854v1, whole genome shotgun sequence genomic DNA includes:
- the LOC105772941 gene encoding phospholipase A I isoform X1, with amino-acid sequence MSWGLGWKRPSEIFRLSLNYGYEKSAEDLDHASPVSSSLSSPEPSTPQDQKELGFRIDLDWVAGDDEDQVAIRLQSKLMVALPEPQDTVSVELRETEEKLVGVEMKVEKRREPLRAVTMAKAAGSGQQSDGVGVLVRLLRSNLVPSGDSGLVSCGDHWRSVTLLSLCGCGLTTLPVELTQLPVLEKLYLDNNKLSVLPPELGALKTLKVLRVDNNMLVSVPAELRQCVGLVELSLEHNKLVRPLLDFRAMAELQILRLFGNPLEFLPEILPLHKLRHLSLANIRIVADENLRSVNVQIEMENSSYFGASRHKLSAFFSLIFRFSSCHHPLLASALVKIITQDQGNRVVIGKDENAVRQLISMISSEDRHVVEQACSALSTLGGDVSVAMQLMKCDIMQPIETVMKSPDPVELVSVLQVVVTLAIGSDIVAQKMLTKDVLRSLKLLCAHKNPEVQRLALLAVGNLAFCLENRRILVTSESLKDLLMRLTVGPEPRVNKAAARALAILGENENLRRAIRGRQIPKQGLRILSMDGGGMKGLATVQILKEIEKGTGKRIHELFDLICGTSTGGMLAVALGIKLLTLDQCEEIYKNLGKLVFAEPVPKDNEAATWREKLDMLYKSSSQSFRVVVHGSKHSADQFERLLKEMCADEDGDLLIESAVKNIPKVFVVSTLVSVMPAQPFIFRNYQYPVGTPEVPLSISESAGITTLGSPTTGAQVGYKRSAFIGSCKHHIWQAIRASSAAPYYLDDFSDDVNRWQDGAIVANNPTIFSIREAQLLWPDTKIDCIVSIGCGSVPTKARKGGWRYLDTGQVLIESACSVDRTEEALSTLVPMLPEIQYFRFNPVDERCEMELDETDPTVWLKLEACVKDYIENNSESFKNACERLILPFAHDEKWTENLKSQHFAKAKASDADENSPSLGWRRNVLLVEALHSPDSGRIVHHARALESFCARNGIRLSLLHDISGLSKALPATTFPTPFTSPLITGSFPSSPLLFSTDTGLQRLGRIDTVPPLSLDGLQSVKTAISPPTSPSAPRQLSLPVRSLHEKLQNLPQVGIIHLALQNDSVGSVLSWQNDVFVVAEPGELADKFLQSVKLSMLSVLQSQRQKCVSPFANITTIADLVRCKPYFQVGKIGHRYIGRQTQVMEDDIEIGAYMFRRTVPSLHLTPDDVRWMVGAWRDRIIICTGAYGPNANLIKAFLDSGAKAVICPAAEPHDVSVNISGEYNVVENGKFEIGEEDAEDEEVEVETISPVSDWDSDMEKNEEHCTGFGDEEEELSRFVCQLYDLIFREGARVDVALKNALASNRKLRYCCHLPNVK; translated from the exons ATGTCTTGGGGACTAGGATGGAAACGGCCTTCGGAGATCTTCCGTTTGTCTCTAAACTACGGTTATGAAAAATCTGCGGAAGATCTAGACCATGCATCTCCGGTAAGTTCCTCTTTGTCTTCACCGGAACCTTCAACACCGCAAGATCAGAAAGAGCTAGGGTTTAGGATTGATCTGGATTGGGTTGCGGGGGATGACGAGGATCAGGTGGCGATAAGGCTGCAATCCAAATTGATGGTGGCGCTTCCGGAGCCGCAAGATACGGTTTCGGTGGAATTGAGGGAGACGGAAGAGAAATTAGTGGGAGTGGAGATGAAGGTGGAGAAGAGGAGAGAGCCATTGCGGGCGGTTACGATGGCTAAGGCGGCCGGCTCAGGTCAGCAGAGTGATGGAGTCGGAGTATTGGTTCGATTGCTACGGTCAAATTTGGTTCCTTCTGGTGACAGTGGTCTGGTTTCCTGCGGTGACCATTGGAGAAGTGTCACTTTGCTTAGCCTTTGTGGTTGTGGTTTAACG ACACTGCCCGTTGAGCTAACTCAATTGCCTGTTCTTGAGAAACTATACCTTGATAACAACAAGCTCTCTGTGTTACCACCTGAGCTTGGTGCACTAAAAACCTTAAAAGTACTCAGGGTTGACAACAACATGCTTGTTTCAGTTCCTG CAGAGCTGAGACAGTGCGTTGGGCTGGTGGAATTGTCATTGGAACATAACAAACTTGTTCGGCCTCTTCTTGACTTCAG GGCTATGGCCGAGTTGCAGATTCTTAGGTTATTTGGTAATCCACTTGAATTCCTTCCTGAAATCTTGCCTTTACACAAGCTACGCCATTTGTCCCTTGCAAATATCAGGATTGTGGCTGATGAAAATCTAAGATCAGTGAATGTGCAAATAGAG ATGGAGAATAGTTCTTACTTTGGTGCATCTAGACACAAGCTGAGTGCCTTTTTCTCTCTCATATTCCGTTTTTCCTCTTGTCATCACCCGTTGCTAGCCTCTGCACTGGTCAAGATAATAACACAAGACCAGGGGAATCGTGTAGTTATTGGTAAAGATGAGAATGCAGTGAGACAGCTCATAAGTATGATAAGTAGTGAAGACCGGCATGTG GTCGAACAAGCCTGCTCTGCTCTATCAACTCTTGGTGGAGATGTTTCCGTAGCAATGCAGTTGATGAAATGTGACATCATGCAACCCATTGAAACTGTTATGAAGTCTCCTGACCCAGTAGAACTGGTTTCTGTGCTACAAGTTGTGGTCACATTGGCCATTGGATCTGATATTGTAGCTCAGAAGATGCTAACCAAGGATGTTTTGAGATCATTAAAATTACTCTGTGCCCATAAAAACCCAGAG GTGCAAAGGCTTGCTTTGTTAGCTGTTGGAAATTTGGCCTTCTGTCTGGAGAATCGTCGCATTCTTGTGACCTCTGAAAGCTTGAAGGACCTTCTCATGAGACTGACTGTTGGACCTGAACCACGTGTGAATAAAGCTGCTGCTCGTGCTTTGGCAATTCTTG GAGAAAATGAAAACTTGCGACGGGCTATAAGAGGAAGACAGATACCGAAACAAGGCCTACGCATACTCTCAATGGATGGAGGTGGCATGAAAGGTCTTGCAACTGTGCAGATCcttaaagaaattgagaaggGAACCGGGAAGAGAATACATGAGCTATTTGACCTTATCTGCGGGACATCAACTGGAGGAATGCTTGCTGTTGCCCTTGGTATTAAGTTATTGACCTTGGACCAATGTGAAGAAATATACAAAAATCTTG GAAAACTTGTTTTCGCTGAACCTGTGCCAAAGGATAATGAAGCTGCAACTTGGAGAGAGAAGTTGGATATGCTTTATAAAAGTTCTTCACAGAGCTTCAGAGTTGTTGTACATGGATCTAAA CACAGTGCAGATCAGTTTGAAAGGTTGCTGAAGGAAATGTGTGCCGATGAGGATGGTGACCTACTAATTGAATCTGCTGTGAAAAACATTCCGAAAGTTTTTGTAGTGTCTACTTTGGTGAGCGTTATGCCAGCTCAGCCTTTTATATTCCGCAATTATCAG TATCCTGTGGGAACCCCCGAGGTGCCTCTTTCAATATCAGAAAGTGCAGGAATTACCACTCTAGGATCTCCAACTACAGGTGCTCAAGTTGGCTACAAACGAAGTGCTTTTATTGGAAGTTGTAAACACCATATATGGCAAGCTATAAGAGCTTCTTCTGCTGCCCCATATTATCTTGATGACTTCTCAGATG ATGTAAACCGCTGGCAAGATGGTGCTATAGTGGCAAACAATCCAACTATCTTCTCAATAAGAGAAGCACAACTTTTGTGGCCCGATACAAAAATTGACTGTATAGTTTCAATTGGCTGTGGTTCCGTGCCTACAAAG GCACGAAAAGGTGGTTGGCGATATCTAGATACTGGGCAAGTTCTGATTGAGAGTGCATGCTCTGTGGACCGAACTGAGGAAGCTTTGAGTACTTTGGTACCTATGCTTcccgagattcaatattttcGGTTTAATCCAG TTGATGAACGTTGTGAGATGGAGCTTGATGAGACTGATCCAACAGTTTGGCTGAAGTTGGAAGCTTGTGTAAAGGACTACATCGAGAACAATTCTGAGTCCTTCAAGAATGCATGCGAAAGACTTATTCTACCCTTTGCACATGACGAGAAGTGGACAGAGAATTTGAAATCTCAACATTTTGCCAAGGCAAAGGCATCAGATGCAG ATGAGAATAGCCCTTCTTTAGGCTGGAGGCGAAATGTTCTACTTGTTGAAGCTTTGCATAGTCCTGATtcaggaagaattgtgcaccaTGCTCGGGCACTGGAGTCATTTTGTGCACGAAATGGAATTAGATTATCTCTTTTGCATGATATATCTGGACTTTCGAAGGCATTACCAGCTACAACATTTCCAACACCATTTACCTCTCCTCTGATCACTGGAAGTTTCCCTTCAAGCCCTCTTTTATTCAGTACTGATACTGGCCTGCAGAGGCTTGGCCGAATTGACACGGTCCCACCTTTAAGCTTGGATGGATTACAATCTGTAAAGACAGCTATATCACCCCCTACATCCCCTTCTGCACCCAGGCAGCTCTCTTTACCTGTACGGTCATTGCATGAGAAGTTACAGAATCTACCACAAGTGGGCATTATACATTTGGCCCTTCAAAATGACTCTGTTGGTTCGGTTTTAAG TTGGCAAAATGATGTGTTTGTTGTGGCTGAACCTGGAGAACTGGCTGATAAGTTTCTACAAAGTGTTAAGTTGAGCATGTTGTCAGTGTTACAGAGCCAGCGTCAAAAGTGTGTATCACCTTTTGCCAATATTACAACTATTGCTGATTTGGTCCGTTGTAAACCATACTTCCAAGTTGGAAAGATTGGCCATAGATATATTGGACGCCAAACCCAA GTCATGGAAGATGATATTGAAATTGGGGCATACATGTTTCGTCGCACAGTCCCTTCTTTGCACTTGACACCTGATGATGTTCGTTGGATG GTTGGAGCTTGGAGGGATAGGATCATAATCTGCACGGGAGCTTATGGTCCCAATGCAAATTTGATCAAGGCCTTTCTAGACTCGGGGGCCAAAGCTGTTATATGCCCTGCAGCTGAGCCTCATGATGTGTCAGTTAATATATCAGGAGAGTATAACGTTGTGGAAAATGGGAAGTTTGAGATTGGTGAAGAAGATGCGGAAGATGAAGAGGTTGAGGTGGAAACTATCAGTCCGGTGAGTGACTGGGATAGTGACATGGAGAAGAATGAGGAGCATTGTACAGGTTTTGGCGATGAAGAAGAGGAACTATCAAGGTTCGTGTGTCAGTTGTATGACTTGATATTTCGGGAAGGCGCCAGAGTTGACGTTGCACTAAAAAATGCACTTGCCTCTAATCGGAAGCTGAGGTATTGTTGTCACCTTCCCAATGTAAAATAG
- the LOC105772941 gene encoding phospholipase A I isoform X2, with the protein MSWGLGWKRPSEIFRLSLNYGYEKSAEDLDHASPVSSSLSSPEPSTPQDQKELGFRIDLDWVAGDDEDQVAIRLQSKLMVALPEPQDTVSVELRETEEKLVGVEMKVEKRREPLRAVTMAKAAGSGQQSDGVGVLVRLLRSNLVPSGDSGLVSCGDHWRSVTLLSLCGCGLTTLPVELTQLPVLEKLYLDNNKLSVLPPELGALKTLKVLRVDNNMLVSVPELRQCVGLVELSLEHNKLVRPLLDFRAMAELQILRLFGNPLEFLPEILPLHKLRHLSLANIRIVADENLRSVNVQIEMENSSYFGASRHKLSAFFSLIFRFSSCHHPLLASALVKIITQDQGNRVVIGKDENAVRQLISMISSEDRHVVEQACSALSTLGGDVSVAMQLMKCDIMQPIETVMKSPDPVELVSVLQVVVTLAIGSDIVAQKMLTKDVLRSLKLLCAHKNPEVQRLALLAVGNLAFCLENRRILVTSESLKDLLMRLTVGPEPRVNKAAARALAILGENENLRRAIRGRQIPKQGLRILSMDGGGMKGLATVQILKEIEKGTGKRIHELFDLICGTSTGGMLAVALGIKLLTLDQCEEIYKNLGKLVFAEPVPKDNEAATWREKLDMLYKSSSQSFRVVVHGSKHSADQFERLLKEMCADEDGDLLIESAVKNIPKVFVVSTLVSVMPAQPFIFRNYQYPVGTPEVPLSISESAGITTLGSPTTGAQVGYKRSAFIGSCKHHIWQAIRASSAAPYYLDDFSDDVNRWQDGAIVANNPTIFSIREAQLLWPDTKIDCIVSIGCGSVPTKARKGGWRYLDTGQVLIESACSVDRTEEALSTLVPMLPEIQYFRFNPVDERCEMELDETDPTVWLKLEACVKDYIENNSESFKNACERLILPFAHDEKWTENLKSQHFAKAKASDADENSPSLGWRRNVLLVEALHSPDSGRIVHHARALESFCARNGIRLSLLHDISGLSKALPATTFPTPFTSPLITGSFPSSPLLFSTDTGLQRLGRIDTVPPLSLDGLQSVKTAISPPTSPSAPRQLSLPVRSLHEKLQNLPQVGIIHLALQNDSVGSVLSWQNDVFVVAEPGELADKFLQSVKLSMLSVLQSQRQKCVSPFANITTIADLVRCKPYFQVGKIGHRYIGRQTQVMEDDIEIGAYMFRRTVPSLHLTPDDVRWMVGAWRDRIIICTGAYGPNANLIKAFLDSGAKAVICPAAEPHDVSVNISGEYNVVENGKFEIGEEDAEDEEVEVETISPVSDWDSDMEKNEEHCTGFGDEEEELSRFVCQLYDLIFREGARVDVALKNALASNRKLRYCCHLPNVK; encoded by the exons ATGTCTTGGGGACTAGGATGGAAACGGCCTTCGGAGATCTTCCGTTTGTCTCTAAACTACGGTTATGAAAAATCTGCGGAAGATCTAGACCATGCATCTCCGGTAAGTTCCTCTTTGTCTTCACCGGAACCTTCAACACCGCAAGATCAGAAAGAGCTAGGGTTTAGGATTGATCTGGATTGGGTTGCGGGGGATGACGAGGATCAGGTGGCGATAAGGCTGCAATCCAAATTGATGGTGGCGCTTCCGGAGCCGCAAGATACGGTTTCGGTGGAATTGAGGGAGACGGAAGAGAAATTAGTGGGAGTGGAGATGAAGGTGGAGAAGAGGAGAGAGCCATTGCGGGCGGTTACGATGGCTAAGGCGGCCGGCTCAGGTCAGCAGAGTGATGGAGTCGGAGTATTGGTTCGATTGCTACGGTCAAATTTGGTTCCTTCTGGTGACAGTGGTCTGGTTTCCTGCGGTGACCATTGGAGAAGTGTCACTTTGCTTAGCCTTTGTGGTTGTGGTTTAACG ACACTGCCCGTTGAGCTAACTCAATTGCCTGTTCTTGAGAAACTATACCTTGATAACAACAAGCTCTCTGTGTTACCACCTGAGCTTGGTGCACTAAAAACCTTAAAAGTACTCAGGGTTGACAACAACATGCTTGTTTCAGTTCCTG AGCTGAGACAGTGCGTTGGGCTGGTGGAATTGTCATTGGAACATAACAAACTTGTTCGGCCTCTTCTTGACTTCAG GGCTATGGCCGAGTTGCAGATTCTTAGGTTATTTGGTAATCCACTTGAATTCCTTCCTGAAATCTTGCCTTTACACAAGCTACGCCATTTGTCCCTTGCAAATATCAGGATTGTGGCTGATGAAAATCTAAGATCAGTGAATGTGCAAATAGAG ATGGAGAATAGTTCTTACTTTGGTGCATCTAGACACAAGCTGAGTGCCTTTTTCTCTCTCATATTCCGTTTTTCCTCTTGTCATCACCCGTTGCTAGCCTCTGCACTGGTCAAGATAATAACACAAGACCAGGGGAATCGTGTAGTTATTGGTAAAGATGAGAATGCAGTGAGACAGCTCATAAGTATGATAAGTAGTGAAGACCGGCATGTG GTCGAACAAGCCTGCTCTGCTCTATCAACTCTTGGTGGAGATGTTTCCGTAGCAATGCAGTTGATGAAATGTGACATCATGCAACCCATTGAAACTGTTATGAAGTCTCCTGACCCAGTAGAACTGGTTTCTGTGCTACAAGTTGTGGTCACATTGGCCATTGGATCTGATATTGTAGCTCAGAAGATGCTAACCAAGGATGTTTTGAGATCATTAAAATTACTCTGTGCCCATAAAAACCCAGAG GTGCAAAGGCTTGCTTTGTTAGCTGTTGGAAATTTGGCCTTCTGTCTGGAGAATCGTCGCATTCTTGTGACCTCTGAAAGCTTGAAGGACCTTCTCATGAGACTGACTGTTGGACCTGAACCACGTGTGAATAAAGCTGCTGCTCGTGCTTTGGCAATTCTTG GAGAAAATGAAAACTTGCGACGGGCTATAAGAGGAAGACAGATACCGAAACAAGGCCTACGCATACTCTCAATGGATGGAGGTGGCATGAAAGGTCTTGCAACTGTGCAGATCcttaaagaaattgagaaggGAACCGGGAAGAGAATACATGAGCTATTTGACCTTATCTGCGGGACATCAACTGGAGGAATGCTTGCTGTTGCCCTTGGTATTAAGTTATTGACCTTGGACCAATGTGAAGAAATATACAAAAATCTTG GAAAACTTGTTTTCGCTGAACCTGTGCCAAAGGATAATGAAGCTGCAACTTGGAGAGAGAAGTTGGATATGCTTTATAAAAGTTCTTCACAGAGCTTCAGAGTTGTTGTACATGGATCTAAA CACAGTGCAGATCAGTTTGAAAGGTTGCTGAAGGAAATGTGTGCCGATGAGGATGGTGACCTACTAATTGAATCTGCTGTGAAAAACATTCCGAAAGTTTTTGTAGTGTCTACTTTGGTGAGCGTTATGCCAGCTCAGCCTTTTATATTCCGCAATTATCAG TATCCTGTGGGAACCCCCGAGGTGCCTCTTTCAATATCAGAAAGTGCAGGAATTACCACTCTAGGATCTCCAACTACAGGTGCTCAAGTTGGCTACAAACGAAGTGCTTTTATTGGAAGTTGTAAACACCATATATGGCAAGCTATAAGAGCTTCTTCTGCTGCCCCATATTATCTTGATGACTTCTCAGATG ATGTAAACCGCTGGCAAGATGGTGCTATAGTGGCAAACAATCCAACTATCTTCTCAATAAGAGAAGCACAACTTTTGTGGCCCGATACAAAAATTGACTGTATAGTTTCAATTGGCTGTGGTTCCGTGCCTACAAAG GCACGAAAAGGTGGTTGGCGATATCTAGATACTGGGCAAGTTCTGATTGAGAGTGCATGCTCTGTGGACCGAACTGAGGAAGCTTTGAGTACTTTGGTACCTATGCTTcccgagattcaatattttcGGTTTAATCCAG TTGATGAACGTTGTGAGATGGAGCTTGATGAGACTGATCCAACAGTTTGGCTGAAGTTGGAAGCTTGTGTAAAGGACTACATCGAGAACAATTCTGAGTCCTTCAAGAATGCATGCGAAAGACTTATTCTACCCTTTGCACATGACGAGAAGTGGACAGAGAATTTGAAATCTCAACATTTTGCCAAGGCAAAGGCATCAGATGCAG ATGAGAATAGCCCTTCTTTAGGCTGGAGGCGAAATGTTCTACTTGTTGAAGCTTTGCATAGTCCTGATtcaggaagaattgtgcaccaTGCTCGGGCACTGGAGTCATTTTGTGCACGAAATGGAATTAGATTATCTCTTTTGCATGATATATCTGGACTTTCGAAGGCATTACCAGCTACAACATTTCCAACACCATTTACCTCTCCTCTGATCACTGGAAGTTTCCCTTCAAGCCCTCTTTTATTCAGTACTGATACTGGCCTGCAGAGGCTTGGCCGAATTGACACGGTCCCACCTTTAAGCTTGGATGGATTACAATCTGTAAAGACAGCTATATCACCCCCTACATCCCCTTCTGCACCCAGGCAGCTCTCTTTACCTGTACGGTCATTGCATGAGAAGTTACAGAATCTACCACAAGTGGGCATTATACATTTGGCCCTTCAAAATGACTCTGTTGGTTCGGTTTTAAG TTGGCAAAATGATGTGTTTGTTGTGGCTGAACCTGGAGAACTGGCTGATAAGTTTCTACAAAGTGTTAAGTTGAGCATGTTGTCAGTGTTACAGAGCCAGCGTCAAAAGTGTGTATCACCTTTTGCCAATATTACAACTATTGCTGATTTGGTCCGTTGTAAACCATACTTCCAAGTTGGAAAGATTGGCCATAGATATATTGGACGCCAAACCCAA GTCATGGAAGATGATATTGAAATTGGGGCATACATGTTTCGTCGCACAGTCCCTTCTTTGCACTTGACACCTGATGATGTTCGTTGGATG GTTGGAGCTTGGAGGGATAGGATCATAATCTGCACGGGAGCTTATGGTCCCAATGCAAATTTGATCAAGGCCTTTCTAGACTCGGGGGCCAAAGCTGTTATATGCCCTGCAGCTGAGCCTCATGATGTGTCAGTTAATATATCAGGAGAGTATAACGTTGTGGAAAATGGGAAGTTTGAGATTGGTGAAGAAGATGCGGAAGATGAAGAGGTTGAGGTGGAAACTATCAGTCCGGTGAGTGACTGGGATAGTGACATGGAGAAGAATGAGGAGCATTGTACAGGTTTTGGCGATGAAGAAGAGGAACTATCAAGGTTCGTGTGTCAGTTGTATGACTTGATATTTCGGGAAGGCGCCAGAGTTGACGTTGCACTAAAAAATGCACTTGCCTCTAATCGGAAGCTGAGGTATTGTTGTCACCTTCCCAATGTAAAATAG
- the LOC105772941 gene encoding phospholipase A I isoform X3 gives MAELQILRLFGNPLEFLPEILPLHKLRHLSLANIRIVADENLRSVNVQIEMENSSYFGASRHKLSAFFSLIFRFSSCHHPLLASALVKIITQDQGNRVVIGKDENAVRQLISMISSEDRHVVEQACSALSTLGGDVSVAMQLMKCDIMQPIETVMKSPDPVELVSVLQVVVTLAIGSDIVAQKMLTKDVLRSLKLLCAHKNPEVQRLALLAVGNLAFCLENRRILVTSESLKDLLMRLTVGPEPRVNKAAARALAILGENENLRRAIRGRQIPKQGLRILSMDGGGMKGLATVQILKEIEKGTGKRIHELFDLICGTSTGGMLAVALGIKLLTLDQCEEIYKNLGKLVFAEPVPKDNEAATWREKLDMLYKSSSQSFRVVVHGSKHSADQFERLLKEMCADEDGDLLIESAVKNIPKVFVVSTLVSVMPAQPFIFRNYQYPVGTPEVPLSISESAGITTLGSPTTGAQVGYKRSAFIGSCKHHIWQAIRASSAAPYYLDDFSDDVNRWQDGAIVANNPTIFSIREAQLLWPDTKIDCIVSIGCGSVPTKARKGGWRYLDTGQVLIESACSVDRTEEALSTLVPMLPEIQYFRFNPVDERCEMELDETDPTVWLKLEACVKDYIENNSESFKNACERLILPFAHDEKWTENLKSQHFAKAKASDADENSPSLGWRRNVLLVEALHSPDSGRIVHHARALESFCARNGIRLSLLHDISGLSKALPATTFPTPFTSPLITGSFPSSPLLFSTDTGLQRLGRIDTVPPLSLDGLQSVKTAISPPTSPSAPRQLSLPVRSLHEKLQNLPQVGIIHLALQNDSVGSVLSWQNDVFVVAEPGELADKFLQSVKLSMLSVLQSQRQKCVSPFANITTIADLVRCKPYFQVGKIGHRYIGRQTQVMEDDIEIGAYMFRRTVPSLHLTPDDVRWMVGAWRDRIIICTGAYGPNANLIKAFLDSGAKAVICPAAEPHDVSVNISGEYNVVENGKFEIGEEDAEDEEVEVETISPVSDWDSDMEKNEEHCTGFGDEEEELSRFVCQLYDLIFREGARVDVALKNALASNRKLRYCCHLPNVK, from the exons ATGGCCGAGTTGCAGATTCTTAGGTTATTTGGTAATCCACTTGAATTCCTTCCTGAAATCTTGCCTTTACACAAGCTACGCCATTTGTCCCTTGCAAATATCAGGATTGTGGCTGATGAAAATCTAAGATCAGTGAATGTGCAAATAGAG ATGGAGAATAGTTCTTACTTTGGTGCATCTAGACACAAGCTGAGTGCCTTTTTCTCTCTCATATTCCGTTTTTCCTCTTGTCATCACCCGTTGCTAGCCTCTGCACTGGTCAAGATAATAACACAAGACCAGGGGAATCGTGTAGTTATTGGTAAAGATGAGAATGCAGTGAGACAGCTCATAAGTATGATAAGTAGTGAAGACCGGCATGTG GTCGAACAAGCCTGCTCTGCTCTATCAACTCTTGGTGGAGATGTTTCCGTAGCAATGCAGTTGATGAAATGTGACATCATGCAACCCATTGAAACTGTTATGAAGTCTCCTGACCCAGTAGAACTGGTTTCTGTGCTACAAGTTGTGGTCACATTGGCCATTGGATCTGATATTGTAGCTCAGAAGATGCTAACCAAGGATGTTTTGAGATCATTAAAATTACTCTGTGCCCATAAAAACCCAGAG GTGCAAAGGCTTGCTTTGTTAGCTGTTGGAAATTTGGCCTTCTGTCTGGAGAATCGTCGCATTCTTGTGACCTCTGAAAGCTTGAAGGACCTTCTCATGAGACTGACTGTTGGACCTGAACCACGTGTGAATAAAGCTGCTGCTCGTGCTTTGGCAATTCTTG GAGAAAATGAAAACTTGCGACGGGCTATAAGAGGAAGACAGATACCGAAACAAGGCCTACGCATACTCTCAATGGATGGAGGTGGCATGAAAGGTCTTGCAACTGTGCAGATCcttaaagaaattgagaaggGAACCGGGAAGAGAATACATGAGCTATTTGACCTTATCTGCGGGACATCAACTGGAGGAATGCTTGCTGTTGCCCTTGGTATTAAGTTATTGACCTTGGACCAATGTGAAGAAATATACAAAAATCTTG GAAAACTTGTTTTCGCTGAACCTGTGCCAAAGGATAATGAAGCTGCAACTTGGAGAGAGAAGTTGGATATGCTTTATAAAAGTTCTTCACAGAGCTTCAGAGTTGTTGTACATGGATCTAAA CACAGTGCAGATCAGTTTGAAAGGTTGCTGAAGGAAATGTGTGCCGATGAGGATGGTGACCTACTAATTGAATCTGCTGTGAAAAACATTCCGAAAGTTTTTGTAGTGTCTACTTTGGTGAGCGTTATGCCAGCTCAGCCTTTTATATTCCGCAATTATCAG TATCCTGTGGGAACCCCCGAGGTGCCTCTTTCAATATCAGAAAGTGCAGGAATTACCACTCTAGGATCTCCAACTACAGGTGCTCAAGTTGGCTACAAACGAAGTGCTTTTATTGGAAGTTGTAAACACCATATATGGCAAGCTATAAGAGCTTCTTCTGCTGCCCCATATTATCTTGATGACTTCTCAGATG ATGTAAACCGCTGGCAAGATGGTGCTATAGTGGCAAACAATCCAACTATCTTCTCAATAAGAGAAGCACAACTTTTGTGGCCCGATACAAAAATTGACTGTATAGTTTCAATTGGCTGTGGTTCCGTGCCTACAAAG GCACGAAAAGGTGGTTGGCGATATCTAGATACTGGGCAAGTTCTGATTGAGAGTGCATGCTCTGTGGACCGAACTGAGGAAGCTTTGAGTACTTTGGTACCTATGCTTcccgagattcaatattttcGGTTTAATCCAG TTGATGAACGTTGTGAGATGGAGCTTGATGAGACTGATCCAACAGTTTGGCTGAAGTTGGAAGCTTGTGTAAAGGACTACATCGAGAACAATTCTGAGTCCTTCAAGAATGCATGCGAAAGACTTATTCTACCCTTTGCACATGACGAGAAGTGGACAGAGAATTTGAAATCTCAACATTTTGCCAAGGCAAAGGCATCAGATGCAG ATGAGAATAGCCCTTCTTTAGGCTGGAGGCGAAATGTTCTACTTGTTGAAGCTTTGCATAGTCCTGATtcaggaagaattgtgcaccaTGCTCGGGCACTGGAGTCATTTTGTGCACGAAATGGAATTAGATTATCTCTTTTGCATGATATATCTGGACTTTCGAAGGCATTACCAGCTACAACATTTCCAACACCATTTACCTCTCCTCTGATCACTGGAAGTTTCCCTTCAAGCCCTCTTTTATTCAGTACTGATACTGGCCTGCAGAGGCTTGGCCGAATTGACACGGTCCCACCTTTAAGCTTGGATGGATTACAATCTGTAAAGACAGCTATATCACCCCCTACATCCCCTTCTGCACCCAGGCAGCTCTCTTTACCTGTACGGTCATTGCATGAGAAGTTACAGAATCTACCACAAGTGGGCATTATACATTTGGCCCTTCAAAATGACTCTGTTGGTTCGGTTTTAAG TTGGCAAAATGATGTGTTTGTTGTGGCTGAACCTGGAGAACTGGCTGATAAGTTTCTACAAAGTGTTAAGTTGAGCATGTTGTCAGTGTTACAGAGCCAGCGTCAAAAGTGTGTATCACCTTTTGCCAATATTACAACTATTGCTGATTTGGTCCGTTGTAAACCATACTTCCAAGTTGGAAAGATTGGCCATAGATATATTGGACGCCAAACCCAA GTCATGGAAGATGATATTGAAATTGGGGCATACATGTTTCGTCGCACAGTCCCTTCTTTGCACTTGACACCTGATGATGTTCGTTGGATG GTTGGAGCTTGGAGGGATAGGATCATAATCTGCACGGGAGCTTATGGTCCCAATGCAAATTTGATCAAGGCCTTTCTAGACTCGGGGGCCAAAGCTGTTATATGCCCTGCAGCTGAGCCTCATGATGTGTCAGTTAATATATCAGGAGAGTATAACGTTGTGGAAAATGGGAAGTTTGAGATTGGTGAAGAAGATGCGGAAGATGAAGAGGTTGAGGTGGAAACTATCAGTCCGGTGAGTGACTGGGATAGTGACATGGAGAAGAATGAGGAGCATTGTACAGGTTTTGGCGATGAAGAAGAGGAACTATCAAGGTTCGTGTGTCAGTTGTATGACTTGATATTTCGGGAAGGCGCCAGAGTTGACGTTGCACTAAAAAATGCACTTGCCTCTAATCGGAAGCTGAGGTATTGTTGTCACCTTCCCAATGTAAAATAG